One window of Pseudomonas urmiensis genomic DNA carries:
- the def gene encoding peptide deformylase has protein sequence MAILNILEFPDPRLRTIAKPVTEFDDALRQLIDDMFETMYEAPGIGLAATQVNVHLRLVVMDLSEDRSEPRVFINPEVEELTHDMGQYQEGCLSVPGFYENVDRPLRVRVKAQDRDGKPYELEAEGLLAVCIQHELDHLNGKLFVDYLSQLKRDRIKKKLEKQHRQQA, from the coding sequence ATGGCCATTTTGAACATTCTCGAATTCCCTGACCCGCGCCTGCGCACCATCGCCAAACCGGTGACGGAGTTCGACGACGCCCTGCGCCAGCTGATCGACGACATGTTTGAAACCATGTACGAAGCCCCTGGCATCGGCCTGGCCGCGACCCAGGTCAACGTACACCTGCGCCTGGTGGTGATGGACCTGAGCGAAGATCGCAGCGAGCCACGGGTGTTCATCAACCCCGAGGTCGAAGAGCTGACCCACGACATGGGCCAGTACCAGGAAGGCTGCCTGTCGGTGCCGGGCTTCTACGAGAACGTCGACCGCCCGTTGCGGGTCCGGGTCAAGGCTCAGGATCGCGATGGCAAACCGTACGAGCTGGAGGCCGAGGGCCTGCTTGCGGTGTGCATCCAGCACGAGCTGGATCACCTCAACGGCAAGCTGTTCGTCGACTACCTGTCGCAGCTCAAACGTGACCGGATCAAGAAGAAGCTGGAAAAGCAGCACCGCCAGCAAGCCTGA
- the dprA gene encoding DNA-processing protein DprA, whose product MPEHHSSACPPAELEARLRLHRLPEVGLRRFQTLIEAFGSASSALSAPATAWRTLGIPAAACEARRSPEVRDGASAAMAWLERPGQHLLMWDQPGYPPLLGEIDDAPPLLFVAGNPALLERPQLAIVGSRRATPPALDNAAMFSRYLAKAGFTITSGLAVGVDGAAHRAALEAGGSTIGVLGTGLEKLYPQRHQSLAQAMIERGSAVVSEFPLDAGPLPANFPRRNRIISGLSLGVLVVEASLASGSLISARLAAEQGREVYALPGSIHHPGAKGCHQLIRDGALLVESVEQILDSLRGWQNLPPAPVDKPAHPLLALLHAQPQTSESLARSSGQPMAQVLASLTELELEGRVSNEAGRWFARSG is encoded by the coding sequence ATGCCGGAACACCATTCGTCTGCTTGTCCGCCTGCCGAGCTTGAGGCGCGCTTGCGTCTGCATCGGCTGCCCGAGGTGGGTCTGCGGCGCTTTCAAACGCTGATCGAAGCTTTCGGCAGTGCCTCTTCGGCACTCAGTGCGCCGGCCACCGCGTGGCGTACGTTGGGCATTCCCGCAGCCGCCTGCGAAGCGCGCCGCAGCCCTGAGGTGCGCGATGGTGCAAGTGCCGCAATGGCCTGGCTAGAGCGGCCTGGCCAGCATTTACTGATGTGGGACCAGCCGGGTTATCCACCGCTGCTGGGCGAAATCGACGATGCCCCGCCGCTGCTTTTTGTCGCCGGTAACCCAGCCCTGCTCGAGCGCCCGCAGCTGGCGATCGTCGGCAGTCGCAGGGCGACACCGCCTGCGCTGGATAACGCGGCGATGTTCTCGCGCTACCTGGCCAAGGCCGGATTTACCATCACCAGCGGCTTGGCGGTGGGCGTCGACGGTGCCGCTCATCGGGCCGCATTGGAGGCAGGCGGGAGCACGATTGGGGTGCTGGGCACGGGCTTGGAAAAACTTTATCCACAGCGCCACCAGTCGCTCGCCCAGGCGATGATCGAGCGCGGTAGTGCGGTGGTTTCCGAGTTCCCACTGGACGCCGGCCCGTTGCCTGCCAACTTCCCTCGCCGCAACCGGATCATCAGCGGCCTGTCGTTGGGCGTGCTGGTGGTTGAGGCGAGCCTGGCCAGTGGCTCGTTGATCAGCGCGCGGCTGGCAGCTGAGCAAGGCCGTGAGGTGTACGCGCTGCCTGGCTCCATCCACCACCCTGGCGCCAAGGGCTGTCACCAACTGATTCGCGACGGCGCCTTGTTGGTAGAGAGCGTGGAACAGATCCTCGACAGTCTGCGCGGTTGGCAGAACCTGCCTCCTGCGCCTGTGGATAAGCCTGCCCATCCCCTGCTCGCCTTGTTGCATGCCCAGCCGCAGACCAGCGAGAGCCTGGCGCGCAGCAGCGGCCAGCCCATGGCGCAGGTGTTGGCCAGCCTCACCGAGCTTGAGCTTGAAGGGCGGGTCAGCAATGAAGCTGGGCGTTGGTTTGCGCGGTCCGGCTAA
- the rsmB gene encoding 16S rRNA (cytosine(967)-C(5))-methyltransferase RsmB: protein MNPRLAAARALAAVLSGKASLNSSLPAQLDKVDERDRGLTQDLAFGTARWQPRLDLLAEKLLQKPFKAADCDVQALLLVGLYQLFYTRIPAHAAIGETVGCADKLKKPWAKALLNAVLRRAQREGEEILAGMERDPVVRTAHPRWLQKSLKAFWPEQWEAICAANNAHPPMILRVNRRHHSRDAYLALLAEAGITASACQYSRDGIVLEAACDVRGLPGFADGWVSVQDEAAQLAADLLDLAPGQRVLDACCAPGGKTCHLLEAEQGLSEVVAIDLEAKRLTRVRENLDRLQLDAKLIACDARETAAWWDGKQFQRILLDAPCSATGVIRRHPDIKLTRQADDIPALASLQGELLDALWPTLEVGGMLLYATCSSLPTENTEVIDAFLARTPGARELDLATTAGLRQAHGRQLLAQEGGHDGFYYAKLIKIAASRG, encoded by the coding sequence ATGAACCCACGTCTGGCCGCCGCCCGCGCCCTGGCCGCCGTGCTCAGCGGCAAGGCTTCGCTGAACAGCTCGCTGCCAGCTCAACTGGACAAGGTCGACGAGCGCGACCGTGGCCTGACCCAAGACTTGGCGTTCGGCACCGCCCGTTGGCAGCCACGCCTGGACCTGTTGGCCGAGAAGCTCTTGCAGAAGCCTTTCAAAGCCGCCGACTGCGATGTGCAGGCGTTGTTGCTGGTCGGCCTGTACCAGCTGTTCTACACGCGCATTCCGGCCCATGCCGCCATTGGCGAGACCGTGGGCTGCGCCGACAAGCTGAAAAAACCCTGGGCCAAGGCCCTGCTCAATGCCGTGCTGCGCCGCGCCCAGCGGGAAGGGGAAGAGATCCTCGCCGGTATGGAGCGCGATCCGGTGGTGCGCACTGCCCATCCGCGCTGGCTGCAGAAGTCGCTCAAGGCCTTCTGGCCAGAGCAGTGGGAAGCGATTTGCGCGGCCAACAACGCCCACCCGCCGATGATCCTGCGGGTAAATCGCCGCCATCACAGCCGCGATGCCTACCTGGCGTTGCTGGCTGAAGCGGGCATCACTGCCAGCGCTTGCCAATACAGCCGTGACGGCATCGTGCTCGAAGCCGCCTGCGACGTGCGCGGCCTGCCGGGCTTTGCCGACGGTTGGGTCAGCGTGCAGGACGAGGCCGCGCAACTGGCTGCCGACCTGCTCGATCTGGCGCCCGGCCAGCGCGTGCTCGACGCCTGCTGCGCGCCGGGCGGCAAGACCTGCCACCTGCTCGAAGCCGAACAGGGCCTGAGCGAAGTGGTCGCCATCGACCTGGAAGCCAAACGCCTGACCCGTGTGCGCGAGAACCTCGACCGTTTGCAGCTGGACGCCAAGCTGATCGCCTGTGACGCCCGCGAAACCGCCGCCTGGTGGGACGGCAAGCAGTTCCAGCGGATCCTGCTCGACGCCCCATGCTCGGCCACCGGCGTGATCCGCCGTCACCCCGACATCAAACTGACCCGCCAGGCCGACGACATCCCGGCCTTGGCCAGCCTGCAAGGCGAATTGCTCGATGCCCTGTGGCCGACCCTGGAAGTCGGCGGCATGCTGCTCTACGCCACCTGCTCGAGCCTGCCGACGGAAAACACCGAAGTGATCGATGCCTTCCTGGCCCGCACCCCTGGGGCTCGCGAGCTGGACCTGGCCACCACCGCCGGCCTGCGCCAGGCGCATGGTCGCCAGCTGTTGGCCCAGGAAGGCGGCCACGACGGCTTCTACTATGCCAAGCTGATCAAGATTGCCGCTTCGCGCGGATAA
- the trkA gene encoding Trk system potassium transporter TrkA, with product MKIIILGAGQVGGTLAEHLASEANDITVVDTDGERLRDLGDRLDIRTVQGRGSLPTVLRQAGADDADMLVAVTNSDETNMVACQVAYSLFHTPTKIARVRESAYLTREELFHNDHIPVDVLISPEQVVTNYIKRLIEHPGALQVIDFAEGKAQLVAVKAYYGGPLVGQQLRQIRAHMPNVDTRVAAIFRRDRPIKPHGDTVIEADDEVFFIAAKAHIRAVMGELRRIDETNKRVVIAGGGQIGERLAEAIESRYQVKIIEMSPARCRYLSDTLESTVVLQGSASDKDLMLEENIADADIFLALTNDDEANIMSSLLAKRLGASKVMTLINNPAYVDLVQGGDIDIAISPQLATIGTLLAHVRRGDIVSVHSLRRGAAEAIEAVAHGDSKSSKVIGKAIEDIALPPGTTIGAIIRDEQVLIAHDDTVIEAGDHVILFVVDKKHIRDVEKLFHVGLSFF from the coding sequence ATGAAGATCATCATCCTCGGCGCAGGCCAGGTAGGCGGCACGCTGGCGGAACACTTGGCCAGCGAAGCCAACGACATCACGGTGGTCGACACCGATGGCGAACGCCTGCGCGACCTCGGCGATCGCCTCGATATCCGCACCGTACAAGGCCGTGGCTCGTTGCCAACGGTCCTGCGCCAGGCCGGCGCCGATGACGCCGACATGTTGGTAGCGGTCACCAACAGCGACGAGACCAACATGGTCGCCTGCCAGGTCGCCTATTCGCTGTTCCATACCCCGACCAAGATCGCCCGGGTGCGTGAGTCGGCCTACCTCACCCGCGAAGAGCTGTTCCACAACGACCACATTCCGGTCGACGTGCTGATCAGCCCCGAGCAGGTGGTGACCAACTACATCAAGCGCCTGATCGAGCACCCCGGCGCGCTGCAGGTGATCGACTTCGCCGAAGGCAAGGCGCAGCTGGTAGCGGTCAAGGCCTACTATGGCGGCCCCCTGGTCGGCCAGCAGCTGCGCCAGATCCGCGCGCACATGCCCAACGTCGACACCCGGGTGGCGGCGATCTTCCGTCGCGACCGACCGATCAAGCCGCATGGCGATACCGTGATCGAAGCCGACGACGAAGTGTTCTTCATCGCCGCCAAGGCCCACATCCGAGCGGTGATGGGCGAGCTGCGGCGCATCGACGAAACCAACAAGCGTGTGGTCATCGCCGGTGGCGGGCAGATCGGCGAACGTCTGGCCGAGGCCATCGAGAGCCGCTATCAGGTCAAGATCATCGAGATGAGCCCGGCGCGTTGCCGCTATCTGTCCGACACCCTGGAAAGCACTGTGGTGTTGCAGGGCAGCGCTTCGGACAAGGACCTGATGCTCGAAGAGAACATCGCAGACGCCGATATCTTCCTGGCCCTGACCAACGACGACGAGGCCAACATCATGTCCTCGCTGCTGGCCAAGCGCCTGGGCGCGAGCAAGGTCATGACACTTATCAACAACCCGGCCTATGTCGACCTGGTCCAGGGCGGCGATATCGATATCGCCATCAGCCCGCAGCTGGCGACCATCGGCACCTTGCTGGCGCACGTGCGCCGCGGCGATATCGTCAGCGTGCACTCGCTGCGTCGGGGCGCGGCGGAAGCCATCGAAGCGGTGGCGCACGGCGATTCGAAGTCGAGCAAGGTGATTGGCAAGGCCATCGAAGACATCGCCCTGCCGCCCGGCACCACCATCGGCGCGATCATTCGCGACGAGCAAGTGCTGATTGCCCACGACGACACGGTGATCGAGGCCGGCGACCATGTGATTCTGTTCGTTGTGGATAAAAAGCATATCCGTGACGTGGAGAAGCTGTTCCACGTGGGCTTGAGCTTCTTCTAA
- a CDS encoding DUF3077 domain-containing protein, with protein sequence MTRKLVPDPPLPTTTAHPFGRCDAGHPPLYSVNPNIPIEDALVHVALHLRCAYETGMQAIDHLREEGRGMFWANLHAVEAAEGVVEALLDSFESGTLSKRLAV encoded by the coding sequence ATGACTAGAAAGCTCGTACCGGATCCGCCACTTCCTACAACTACCGCTCACCCCTTCGGCCGCTGCGATGCCGGCCACCCGCCGCTGTATTCGGTAAACCCCAACATCCCCATCGAAGACGCCTTGGTCCACGTAGCCCTGCACCTGCGCTGTGCCTACGAAACAGGCATGCAGGCCATTGATCATCTGCGCGAAGAAGGCCGCGGCATGTTCTGGGCGAACCTGCATGCGGTCGAGGCGGCTGAGGGGGTGGTTGAAGCGTTGCTCGACAGCTTCGAGTCCGGGACATTGAGCAAGCGATTGGCGGTCTGA
- the fmt gene encoding methionyl-tRNA formyltransferase has translation MRIVFAGTPEFAAEHLKALLDSPYQVVAVYTQPDRPAGRGQKLMPSPVKQLAVAHDIPVLQPPTLRNAEAQAELAALKPDLMVVVAYGLILPQAVLDIPRLGCINSHASLLPRWRGAAPIQRAVEAGDAQSGVTVMRMEAGLDTGPMLLKVVTPISADDTGGSLHDRLAEMGPPAVVQAIAGLADGSLQGEVQDDALATYAHKLNKDEARIDWNRPAVELERLVRAFNPWPVCHSTLDGESIKVLAANLSTGKGAPGEILSASKDGLVVACGDQALSLTRLQLPGGKALNFSDLFNSRREKFASGKVLGQ, from the coding sequence ATGCGCATCGTCTTCGCAGGCACCCCAGAGTTTGCCGCCGAACACCTCAAAGCCCTGCTCGACAGCCCCTACCAAGTGGTGGCGGTATACACCCAGCCGGATCGCCCGGCGGGCCGTGGGCAGAAGCTCATGCCGAGCCCGGTCAAGCAATTGGCTGTGGCCCATGACATCCCGGTGTTGCAGCCGCCAACCTTGCGCAATGCCGAGGCTCAGGCGGAGCTGGCCGCGCTCAAGCCCGACCTGATGGTGGTGGTTGCCTACGGCCTGATCCTGCCGCAGGCGGTGCTCGACATCCCGCGCCTGGGCTGCATCAACAGCCATGCCTCGCTGCTGCCACGCTGGCGCGGTGCGGCGCCGATCCAACGCGCCGTGGAAGCCGGCGATGCCCAGAGCGGCGTCACCGTGATGCGCATGGAAGCAGGGCTGGATACCGGGCCGATGCTGCTCAAGGTAGTCACCCCGATCAGCGCCGACGATACCGGCGGCAGCCTGCACGATCGCCTCGCCGAGATGGGCCCGCCAGCCGTGGTCCAGGCCATCGCCGGCCTGGCCGATGGCAGCCTGCAAGGTGAAGTGCAGGACGATGCCCTGGCCACCTATGCGCACAAGCTGAACAAAGACGAAGCACGCATCGACTGGAACCGCCCGGCGGTGGAGCTGGAGCGCCTGGTGCGCGCCTTCAACCCTTGGCCGGTGTGCCACAGCACCCTCGATGGCGAGAGCATCAAGGTACTGGCCGCCAACTTGTCCACAGGCAAGGGCGCACCGGGCGAGATCCTCAGCGCCAGCAAAGACGGCCTGGTGGTCGCCTGCGGTGACCAGGCACTGAGCCTGACCCGCCTGCAACTGCCAGGTGGCAAGGCGCTGAATTTCAGCGACCTGTTCAACAGCCGTCGCGAGAAATTCGCCAGCGGTAAGGTGCTTGGCCAATGA
- a CDS encoding NADPH:quinone reductase yields the protein MAQRIQFSQHGGPEVLQLVEFDPAPPGPQQVRVRNQAVGLNFIDTYFRSGLYAPPSLPSGLGTEGAGVVDAVGEGVTRLKVGDRVAYAGGPLGAYSDVHTLPAANLVKLPDSISFEQAAAVMLKGLTVQYLLKQTYAVQPGDVILFHAAAGGVGSLACQWAAALGAKLIGTVSSAEKAERAKALGAWETIDYSREDVAKRVLELTDGKKVPVVYDGVGADTWLTSLDCLQPRGLMVSFGNASGAVSGVNLGILSQKGSLYVTRPTLASYANNAENTQAMADDLFAMIASGKLTVDIQQRYPLSEAAKAQTELSARRTVGSTVLLP from the coding sequence ATGGCCCAGCGTATCCAGTTCAGCCAGCATGGCGGCCCAGAAGTCCTGCAACTGGTCGAGTTCGACCCGGCCCCACCCGGCCCACAGCAAGTGCGCGTACGTAACCAGGCAGTCGGCCTGAACTTCATCGACACCTATTTTCGCAGTGGCCTGTATGCACCACCCTCGCTGCCCTCGGGCCTGGGCACCGAAGGCGCCGGCGTGGTCGATGCCGTGGGCGAGGGCGTCACCCGCCTGAAGGTCGGCGACCGCGTGGCCTATGCCGGCGGCCCGCTGGGTGCCTACAGCGATGTGCACACCCTGCCAGCAGCGAATCTGGTCAAGCTGCCCGACAGCATCAGCTTCGAGCAGGCCGCTGCGGTGATGCTCAAGGGCCTGACCGTGCAGTACCTGCTCAAGCAGACCTACGCCGTGCAGCCGGGCGATGTGATTCTGTTCCACGCCGCTGCCGGTGGGGTCGGTTCGCTGGCTTGCCAGTGGGCGGCAGCTCTGGGAGCCAAGTTGATTGGCACCGTCAGCTCGGCCGAGAAGGCCGAACGGGCCAAGGCGCTGGGCGCCTGGGAGACGATCGACTACAGCCGCGAAGACGTCGCCAAGCGCGTGCTGGAGCTGACTGACGGCAAGAAAGTGCCAGTGGTGTACGACGGGGTTGGCGCCGATACCTGGCTGACCTCGCTGGATTGCCTGCAACCGCGCGGCCTGATGGTGAGCTTTGGTAATGCCTCGGGCGCGGTCAGCGGGGTGAACCTGGGAATCCTGTCGCAGAAGGGCTCGCTGTATGTGACCCGCCCGACGTTGGCTAGCTATGCCAACAATGCCGAGAACACCCAGGCCATGGCCGATGACCTGTTCGCGATGATTGCCAGTGGCAAGCTGACCGTGGATATCCAGCAGCGTTATCCGCTGAGTGAAGCGGCCAAGGCGCAGACTGAATTGTCGGCGCGGCGCACGGTGGGTTCGACGGTGCTTCTGCCCTGA
- a CDS encoding L-threonylcarbamoyladenylate synthase produces the protein MVSSWRVQQAAREIRAGAVIAYPTEAVWGLGCDPWNEDAVYRLLALKSRPVDKGLILVADNIHQFDFLFEDFPEDWIERMSSTWPGPNTWLVPHQGLLPEWVTGQHDTVALRVSDHPLVRELCALVGPLISTSANPGGRPAAKSRLRVEQYFRGQLDLVLGGALGGRKNPSVIRDLATGEVVRAG, from the coding sequence ATGGTGAGCAGTTGGCGTGTGCAACAAGCCGCACGGGAGATTCGGGCGGGCGCGGTGATTGCCTATCCGACGGAAGCGGTCTGGGGCCTGGGCTGCGACCCGTGGAACGAAGACGCGGTGTATCGCCTGCTGGCGCTCAAGTCGCGGCCTGTGGATAAAGGCCTGATTCTGGTTGCCGACAACATTCACCAGTTCGACTTCCTGTTCGAAGACTTCCCCGAAGACTGGATCGAGCGCATGAGCAGCACCTGGCCCGGGCCTAATACCTGGCTGGTGCCGCATCAAGGCTTGTTGCCCGAGTGGGTGACCGGGCAGCACGATACGGTGGCGTTGCGGGTCAGCGATCATCCGCTGGTGCGCGAGTTGTGTGCGCTGGTCGGGCCGTTGATCTCGACATCCGCCAACCCGGGGGGGCGGCCAGCGGCCAAGAGCCGGTTGCGCGTCGAGCAGTATTTCCGCGGCCAGCTGGACCTGGTGCTGGGCGGGGCGCTGGGGGGGCGGAAGAATCCGAGTGTGATTCGTGATCTGGCCACCGGTGAAGTGGTTCGCGCGGGCTGA